The Syntrophorhabdaceae bacterium DNA window AAACGATCCGGTCGCTCCCTCTTTTGTGTCTCATGAGAAGCAGGATCGCGGCGGCGCCTATGAAATAAAAGATGATCTGGAGCGGCCAGATCGCGAGGTTGTAACGGGCAAAAAGGGCTAAAAATTGTTCTGCGGTAAAGGGTATCATGGTGGTCCTCCTTCTCTCTGCTATGGGTTCTTTGCACTCCTGTCTCTTTTCTTTGCCATTCCCATGCCACAGAAGATACCACCATATTTTCATATACTTACCGCAATAGGAGAATGGTTCTATTACCATATATGGTGACATTATTAACCACATATGGTAGTACTATCTATAATTCCCATATATGGTACTTAAAAAGACAAAAGGTGAGTGCAATCCGCCATGATTGATGAAAACGATTTTTTTCGCAAGGCCTGTCTTGCCATATTGAGCACCTTGAAGATTGAGAATGCTCTCTTGAAGACCCTGTCGTATCTCGGGACGATGATGCCGGCTGACGAGCTATTCCTCCATATTTATGACTTCGGACTCAAGGCAGTCCGCACGGTCGCGCGGGCGGACTCCTCAGGCGGCACGACCGTGGGCGGGGTAATACCCATGCCCTTCGATCCCTCCCTGGCACTTAAAACCGAACAAACGCCCTACGTCCAGGTGGTGAACCGACCTCAGGAGGACCCCGCCACCAGGCTCATGGGGAGGGCCTTGGGAAAACCGGATTCTTCCGTTCTCGTGATGCGTCTTACCCTCGAGGATCACCGCCCCGGCACAGTTGTCCTGCGTGCCGACGGCCCTGACGCCTTTACGGGGGAGCACGCGCGTCTCTTCGCCCTTCTCAATGAGCCTTTCGGGATGGCCTTGTCGAACAGCCTCCAGCATGATCAGGTCCTCCGGTTGAGCGAGGCCCTGGCCGACGAAAGCCGTTACTTTCAGCGGGAGTTGGCCCGGCGCTCGGGCGAGACCGTGGTGGGCGAGGAGTTCGGCCTTCGCCATACCATGGAAATGGTGCGCCAGGTGGCGCCCCTCGCGAGCCCCGTCCTTTTGCTCGGGGAAACGGGCACGGGTAAGGAGGTGATCGCCAATGCGATCCATAACCTTTCCGGCCGCAGGGGCGGACCCTTTATCAAAGTGAACTGCGGCGCCCTGCCCGAGGGCCTGGTGGACAGCGAGCTCTTCGGCCACGAAAAAGGGGCATTTACCGGCGCGATCAACCGGAAACGGGGGCGCTTCGAGCGGGCCCACGAAGGCACCCTCTTCCTCGACGAGGTGGGGGAGCTTCCCCCCGCGGTACAGGTGCGGCTCTTACGGGTGCTCCAGACAAAGGAATTCGAAAGAGTGGGCGGCGCCTCCCCTATAATGGTGGACGTCCGGATCATCGCGGCAACCAACCGGGACCTCGCGAGCATGGTCGGCAAGGGTTCCTTCAGGGAAGACCTCTGGTACCGGCTCAACGTCTTCCCCATTTTCCTGCCACCTCTCAGAGAAAGAAAGACGGATATCCCGGCCCTCGTCTATTACCTCATGGAGCGGAAGGCCCGGGAGATGGCATTGCCCGGTCTCCCGCAACTGGGCCCCACCTCGATGGACCGGCTCCTCGAATATCATTGGCCGGGAAATGTTCGCGAGCTCGATAATGTGATAGAACGGGCTATTGTGCTCGGCAAAGGGGAACCTCTCCATTTCCCGGACCTCCTGGCCCCTTCAGAAGAGATGCCTGAAAGGGGAAGGGAGGGACCGGATCGCACCTTCCGACGCCTTGAAGAGGTAGAGGCTACCCACATTCGGGATGTCCTTGCGGCAACCATGGGGAAGATACACGGTCCCGGCGGGGCGGCCGAACTCCTCGGCCTCCATCCCAACACTTTGAGGCACAGGATGACAAAGCTGGGCATTGCCTTCGGAAAAAAAATAAGGTCATGTCAACAAAAGATTGGAAGGAACGAATAGGGCGAACATAGGCTTTTCATGAGATCATCCTTGAAATATATTTGAAACTGGGGGACAATGGAGACAAATTCCAGCGACCTGGAGCAGCCGTGGGCGACCTGAAGAAGACGCTTAATCCGGAGACTATTGCCTTCATAGGCGCGGACGACCGGGAAGGCTCCGTCGAAAGATCCGTGCTCGACAACCTGCTCTCCTCGGGCGGGAAGAAACTATTTCCGGTAAATCGGGATAAGAGGAAGGTGCTTCACCTCGATTGCTATCCCTCTATCTCCGATATC harbors:
- a CDS encoding sigma 54-interacting transcriptional regulator; its protein translation is MIDENDFFRKACLAILSTLKIENALLKTLSYLGTMMPADELFLHIYDFGLKAVRTVARADSSGGTTVGGVIPMPFDPSLALKTEQTPYVQVVNRPQEDPATRLMGRALGKPDSSVLVMRLTLEDHRPGTVVLRADGPDAFTGEHARLFALLNEPFGMALSNSLQHDQVLRLSEALADESRYFQRELARRSGETVVGEEFGLRHTMEMVRQVAPLASPVLLLGETGTGKEVIANAIHNLSGRRGGPFIKVNCGALPEGLVDSELFGHEKGAFTGAINRKRGRFERAHEGTLFLDEVGELPPAVQVRLLRVLQTKEFERVGGASPIMVDVRIIAATNRDLASMVGKGSFREDLWYRLNVFPIFLPPLRERKTDIPALVYYLMERKAREMALPGLPQLGPTSMDRLLEYHWPGNVRELDNVIERAIVLGKGEPLHFPDLLAPSEEMPERGREGPDRTFRRLEEVEATHIRDVLAATMGKIHGPGGAAELLGLHPNTLRHRMTKLGIAFGKKIRSCQQKIGRNE